A genomic stretch from Shewanella sediminis HAW-EB3 includes:
- a CDS encoding GatB/YqeY domain-containing protein translates to MSLVDQLKDQMKEAMRAKEKVRLGTIRMALAAVKQIEVDTRETLTDDQAIAVLTKMVKQRRDSIAQYSAAGRDELAAIEAAEIQVIEHFLPKPLSEEEIVELVDASIVEMGASSMADMGKVMGALKPKVLGRADMAAIGAMIRAKLK, encoded by the coding sequence ATGAGCCTAGTTGATCAGCTAAAAGACCAAATGAAAGAAGCCATGCGTGCCAAAGAAAAGGTGCGCTTGGGGACTATTCGTATGGCACTAGCCGCCGTTAAGCAGATTGAAGTGGATACCCGCGAAACTCTGACTGACGACCAAGCTATAGCGGTCTTAACCAAAATGGTTAAACAGCGTCGCGATTCGATTGCACAATATAGTGCAGCCGGACGTGATGAACTAGCAGCAATTGAAGCAGCGGAGATTCAAGTTATTGAACACTTCCTGCCTAAACCTCTTTCCGAAGAGGAAATTGTCGAGCTAGTTGATGCAAGCATTGTTGAAATGGGCGCATCCTCCATGGCGGATATGGGTAAAGTAATGGGAGCGTTAAAACCTAAGGTCTTAGGAAGAGCTGATATGGCGGCAATTGGCGCTATGATCAGAGCTAAACTTAAGTAA
- the plsY gene encoding glycerol-3-phosphate 1-O-acyltransferase PlsY produces the protein MTITTLTLGMILAAYLAGSISSAVLVCRLRGLPDPRTAGSGNPGATNVLRIGGASSAAMVLFFDMLKGALPAYIAFRLGIDQVALGAIAIAACLGHIFPIFFKFKGGKGVATAFGAMAPIGHELALALMVTWIVMVLISRYSSLAAITTAMLAPIYTWFLDERFTIPVAMLSTLIVIRHRDNIHRLLKGEESKVSRKKKG, from the coding sequence TTGACCATAACAACACTCACTCTGGGAATGATTTTAGCCGCCTATTTGGCCGGTTCGATCTCCAGCGCTGTGCTTGTGTGTCGATTGCGTGGCTTACCCGACCCAAGAACAGCGGGCTCCGGCAATCCTGGCGCCACGAATGTTCTACGAATAGGTGGCGCAAGCTCAGCCGCCATGGTGCTCTTTTTTGATATGCTCAAAGGGGCATTACCCGCTTACATCGCATTTAGGTTAGGCATAGATCAGGTCGCACTCGGCGCTATCGCTATCGCTGCCTGTTTAGGCCATATTTTCCCCATCTTCTTTAAGTTTAAGGGCGGAAAAGGAGTCGCAACCGCATTCGGTGCCATGGCCCCCATCGGCCATGAACTTGCGCTGGCCTTGATGGTAACTTGGATAGTCATGGTACTCATCAGCCGTTACTCGTCCCTTGCAGCTATCACAACGGCAATGCTCGCCCCCATCTATACCTGGTTTTTAGACGAGAGATTTACCATTCCTGTCGCCATGCTATCGACCTTAATCGTTATTCGTCACAGGGATAACATACACAGGTTGCTCAAAGGCGAAGAGTCTAAGGTGTCGCGGAAGAAGAAAGGTTAG
- the tsaD gene encoding tRNA (adenosine(37)-N6)-threonylcarbamoyltransferase complex transferase subunit TsaD, translating into MRVLGIETSCDETGVAVYDDEQGLLSHTLYSQVKLHADYGGVVPELASRDHVRKIVPLVKQALADANCTLDDIDGVAYTKGPGLVGALLVGACMGRALAYSWGKPAVGVHHMEGHLLAPMLEDDVPEFPFLALLVSGGHSMLVGVEGIGQYEVLGESVDDAAGEAFDKTAKLMGLDYPGGPRLSKLAAKGETGHYRFPRPMTDRPGLDFSFSGLKTFAANTIAKEPDDEQTRANIARAFEEAVVDTLSIKCRRALKQTGYKRLVVAGGVSANTRLRTTLAETMQAQGGQVYYPRGEFCTDNGAMIAYAGLQRLKAGHIEDLGVKGEPRWPLDTLPAV; encoded by the coding sequence ATGCGGGTTTTAGGTATTGAAACATCTTGCGATGAAACTGGAGTTGCTGTCTATGATGACGAGCAGGGCTTGTTGTCTCATACATTATATAGTCAGGTAAAGCTTCATGCCGATTACGGCGGAGTGGTCCCTGAACTGGCTTCCAGAGATCATGTAAGAAAGATAGTTCCATTGGTTAAGCAAGCGCTGGCCGATGCAAATTGTACCTTAGATGATATCGATGGTGTTGCTTATACCAAGGGGCCTGGATTGGTTGGTGCTCTACTCGTCGGGGCTTGCATGGGAAGAGCATTAGCTTACTCCTGGGGGAAACCAGCTGTCGGGGTGCATCATATGGAAGGGCACTTGTTAGCCCCAATGCTTGAAGATGATGTGCCTGAGTTTCCTTTCTTAGCGCTGCTTGTTTCCGGTGGTCACTCGATGCTGGTTGGTGTAGAGGGAATAGGTCAATATGAAGTGCTTGGTGAGTCTGTCGATGACGCTGCCGGCGAAGCATTCGACAAAACTGCAAAATTGATGGGACTCGATTATCCGGGCGGGCCGCGTTTGTCAAAGCTCGCAGCAAAGGGAGAGACAGGCCATTATCGTTTCCCTCGTCCCATGACCGACAGACCCGGACTCGATTTCAGTTTCTCGGGGCTTAAGACATTTGCGGCTAACACCATTGCCAAAGAACCCGATGATGAGCAGACGCGCGCTAACATTGCCCGTGCCTTTGAAGAGGCTGTCGTAGATACTCTCTCGATTAAGTGTCGTCGCGCTCTGAAACAGACGGGTTATAAGCGTTTGGTCGTTGCCGGAGGTGTGAGCGCCAATACCCGTTTACGTACGACCTTAGCCGAGACCATGCAAGCTCAGGGCGGCCAAGTCTACTATCCTCGCGGTGAGTTCTGTACCGATAACGGTGCCATGATTGCTTATGCAGGTTTACAAAGACTTAAGGCTGGTCATATAGAAGACTTAGGCGTAAAAGGTGAACCTCGTTGGCCACTGGATACGCTTCCGGCGGTATAA
- the dnaG gene encoding DNA primase, whose protein sequence is MAIPRDFINELVARIDIVDLIDAKVPLKKAGKNHSACCPFHSEKSPSFTVSRDKQFYHCFGCGAHGNVIDFVMEYDRLDFIDAIEDLAGQLGVEVPREQGTGPKRDEGLSRDLYQLMEEASLYFQNQLRQHNDKQKVLEYLTHRGLSNEVVEHFNIGFAPDGWDGLLSRYRQNQDAQDKLLTAGMVIENDNGKRYDRFRDRLMFPIRDRRGRVIGFGGRVLGDGTPKYLNSPETPIFHKGNELYGLYELKQRHRDPKQVLIVEGYMDVVALAQFGVDYAVASLGTSTTAEQFQLLLRSAKEVICCYDGDKAGVEAAWRALETALPLLKPGNQVKFMFLPEGEDPDTMVRQVGKEVFESQVNDAQELPEFLFETLAKRYGSDKGTLAKQAITLTEKIQDTVLQSLLLESLAYKLGMNSAEELKRKLGFSSKEQVKPLQKKALKGRGTPLRLAIALLVQHPSLGEGLPEQPALKHLKMAGIELLILLLDETRVKVKHSAQLLEQFRGDKQLSTLKKLTQWDHQVADENLQQEFRKTLIWLNNQYIEQRYQELSLKQNHTKEERIQLTKLISVIKG, encoded by the coding sequence ATGGCGATACCTCGTGATTTTATCAATGAGCTAGTAGCTCGAATCGATATTGTCGATCTTATCGACGCAAAAGTACCCCTGAAAAAGGCGGGTAAGAATCATTCTGCCTGTTGTCCGTTTCACAGCGAAAAATCGCCCTCTTTTACCGTTAGTCGAGATAAGCAGTTTTATCATTGCTTCGGCTGTGGTGCCCATGGAAATGTCATCGACTTTGTCATGGAGTACGACCGACTCGATTTTATCGATGCGATTGAAGATCTCGCTGGCCAATTGGGCGTTGAAGTCCCAAGAGAGCAAGGTACTGGTCCAAAACGCGATGAAGGTTTAAGTCGCGACCTCTATCAGTTAATGGAAGAGGCAAGCCTCTATTTTCAGAACCAGTTAAGACAACATAATGACAAACAAAAGGTCCTCGAATATCTAACACATCGCGGACTATCCAATGAAGTTGTTGAACACTTCAATATTGGATTTGCTCCCGATGGATGGGATGGTTTATTAAGCCGTTACCGTCAAAATCAGGATGCACAAGACAAATTACTTACTGCCGGAATGGTGATTGAGAACGATAATGGCAAACGTTACGATAGATTTCGTGACAGGCTTATGTTCCCCATTCGTGACAGAAGAGGCCGGGTTATCGGTTTCGGTGGCCGAGTTTTAGGCGATGGCACACCAAAGTACTTGAATTCTCCGGAAACGCCCATATTTCATAAGGGCAATGAGCTATATGGACTCTATGAGCTAAAACAACGCCATAGAGATCCCAAGCAAGTACTCATTGTTGAAGGCTATATGGATGTGGTGGCACTGGCACAATTTGGCGTCGACTATGCGGTTGCTTCGCTGGGTACCTCAACCACAGCAGAGCAATTTCAGCTACTACTACGCAGTGCTAAAGAAGTGATCTGTTGTTATGACGGAGATAAAGCGGGCGTCGAAGCGGCGTGGCGTGCTCTTGAAACGGCATTACCCTTGCTTAAGCCAGGTAATCAAGTCAAATTTATGTTCCTACCTGAAGGTGAAGACCCGGATACTATGGTTCGTCAGGTAGGCAAAGAAGTATTCGAAAGTCAGGTTAATGATGCGCAGGAACTACCCGAGTTTCTTTTTGAAACCTTAGCCAAGCGATATGGCTCAGATAAAGGGACGTTGGCCAAGCAAGCCATTACTCTGACAGAGAAGATACAAGATACTGTTCTACAAAGTTTATTGCTCGAAAGCTTAGCCTATAAATTGGGTATGAACAGTGCTGAAGAGCTAAAGCGGAAACTTGGTTTTTCTTCAAAAGAACAAGTAAAGCCTCTTCAAAAGAAAGCGTTAAAAGGACGTGGAACCCCATTGCGATTAGCCATCGCATTGCTGGTACAACATCCTAGTCTTGGTGAAGGACTGCCAGAGCAACCAGCGCTTAAACACCTAAAGATGGCCGGCATTGAACTGCTGATCCTCTTGTTAGACGAAACTCGTGTGAAAGTGAAACACAGCGCACAACTACTTGAACAGTTCAGGGGCGACAAACAGCTCAGCACCCTGAAAAAACTGACCCAATGGGATCATCAAGTGGCGGATGAAAACTTGCAGCAAGAGTTTAGAAAGACCCTGATTTGGTTGAACAATCAATATATTGAACAACGTTATCAGGAGTTGAGTCTAAAACAGAACCATACTAAAGAAGAAAGGATTCAGCTCACTAAGCTAATCTCAGTCATAAAAGGCTAA
- the folB gene encoding dihydroneopterin aldolase, with amino-acid sequence MDRVLIRQLKIETVIGVYEWEKKIHQSLLIDLDMAWDNKPAAASDDYQHALCYETVSNRLTALITEKPIELIETVAEMTANCLMTEFSVPWVKVTVMKPGAVPSAAAVGVEIERGQY; translated from the coding sequence ATGGACAGGGTTTTAATACGACAGTTAAAGATAGAAACTGTTATCGGAGTTTATGAGTGGGAAAAAAAGATCCATCAAAGCTTACTTATCGATCTCGATATGGCTTGGGATAATAAACCCGCTGCGGCGAGTGATGATTACCAGCATGCACTCTGCTATGAAACGGTTTCGAACCGACTCACAGCTTTAATCACCGAAAAGCCGATTGAGTTGATTGAAACTGTAGCCGAAATGACCGCTAACTGTTTGATGACCGAGTTTAGTGTACCTTGGGTAAAAGTGACGGTAATGAAGCCTGGGGCTGTACCTAGCGCCGCTGCGGTGGGTGTCGAAATTGAGCGGGGTCAATATTAA
- the folK gene encoding 2-amino-4-hydroxy-6-hydroxymethyldihydropteridine diphosphokinase — translation MSARVFISLGSNIEPQRYLKAALSELSYHFGALTLSSVYDSEAVGFDGSNFLNMVVAVDTCLSISEVVTLFKRIERDNGRLVGAKKFAPRTLDLDLLLYDDVVTQEPVELPRAEITKNAFVLWPMAEVAPDLLHPLLARSYQALWDEYDKTEQKLWPVPFAWAPS, via the coding sequence ATGTCCGCGCGAGTCTTTATCAGTTTAGGAAGTAATATTGAACCTCAGCGTTACCTTAAGGCTGCCTTAAGTGAGCTTAGCTATCATTTTGGGGCGCTCACACTCTCATCAGTTTATGACAGTGAAGCCGTCGGTTTCGATGGCAGTAACTTCTTGAATATGGTTGTCGCGGTCGATACCTGTTTGAGTATTTCTGAGGTCGTTACTCTGTTTAAACGAATAGAGCGGGATAATGGTCGTCTGGTTGGGGCCAAGAAGTTTGCACCCAGGACATTAGATCTCGATCTGCTTCTTTATGATGATGTTGTGACTCAGGAACCTGTCGAGCTTCCAAGAGCCGAAATCACCAAGAATGCATTTGTGCTCTGGCCCATGGCTGAGGTTGCCCCGGATCTGTTACATCCCCTGTTAGCGCGAAGCTATCAAGCTTTGTGGGATGAATATGATAAAACGGAGCAAAAACTTTGGCCGGTTCCGTTTGCCTGGGCACCGTCTTAA
- the rpsU gene encoding 30S ribosomal protein S21, producing the protein MPIIKVRDNEPFDVALRRFKRSCEKAGILADVRAREFYEKPTTARKRAKAAAIKRLAKKLSRENARRVRLY; encoded by the coding sequence ATGCCAATAATTAAAGTACGCGATAACGAACCATTTGACGTAGCTCTACGTCGTTTTAAGCGCTCTTGTGAAAAAGCCGGTATCTTAGCTGATGTTCGCGCTCGTGAATTCTACGAGAAGCCAACTACTGCACGTAAACGTGCTAAAGCCGCTGCAATTAAGCGTCTTGCTAAGAAGCTTTCTCGCGAAAATGCGCGTCGCGTACGTTTATACTAA